The DNA window NNNNNNNNNNNNNNNNNNNNNNNNNNNNNNNNNNNNNNNNNNNNNNNNNNNNNNNNNNNNNNNNNNNNNNNNNNNNNNNNNNNNNNNNNNNNNNNNNNNNNNNNNNNNNNNNNNNNNNNNNNNNNNNNNNNNNNNNNNNNNNNNNNNNNNNNNNNNNNNNNNNNNNNNNNNNNNNNNNNNNNNNNNNNNNNNNNNNNNNNNNNNNNNNNNNNNNNNNNNNNNNNNNNNNNNNNNNNNNNNNNNNNNNNNNNNNNNNNNNNNNNNNNNNNNNNNNNNNNNNNNNNNNNNNNNNNNNNNNNNNNNNNNNNNNNNNNNNNNNNNNNNNNNNNNNNNNNNNNNNNNNNNNNNNNNNNNNNNNNNNNNNNNNNNNNNNNNNNNNNNNNNNNNNNNNNNNNNNNNNNNNNNNNNNNNNNNNNNNNNNNNNNNNNNNNNNNNNNNNNNNNNNNNNNNNNNNNNNNNNNNNNNNNNNNNNNNNNNNNNNNNNNNNNNNNNNNNNNNNNNNNNNNNNNNNNNNNNNNNNNNNNNNNNNNNNNNNNNNNNNNNNNNNNNNNNNNNNNNNNNNNNNNNNNNNNNNNNNNNNNNNNNNNNNNNNNNNNNNNNNNNNNNNNNNNNNNNNNNNNNNNNNNNNNNNNNNNNNNNNNNNNNNNNNNNNNNNNNNNNNNNNNNNNNNNNNNNNNNNNNNNNNNNNNNNNNNNNNNNNNNNNNNNNNNNNNNNNNNNNNNNNNNNNNNNNNNNNNNNNNNNNNNNNNNNNNNNNNNNNNNNNNNNNNNNNNNNNNNNNNNNNNNNNNNNNNNNNNNNNNNNNNNNNNNNNNNNNNNNNNNNNNNNNNNNNNNNNNNNNNNNNNNNNNNNNNNNNNNNNNNNNNNNNNNNNNNNNNNNNNNNNNNNNNNNNNNNNNNNNNNNNNNNNNNNNNNNNNNNNNNNNNNNNNNNNNNNNNNNNNNNNNNNNNNNNNNNNNNNNNNNNNNNNNNNNNNNNNNNNNNNNNNNNNNNNNNNNNNNNNNNNNNNNNNNNNNNNNNNNNNNNNNNNNNNNNNNNNNNNNNNNNNNNNNNNNNNNNNNNNNNNNNNNNNNNNNNNNNNNNNNNNNNNNNNNNNNNNNNNNNNNNNNNNNNNNNNNNNNNNNNNNNNNNNNNNNNNNNNNNNNNNNNNNNNNNNNNNNNNNNNNNNNNNNNNNNNNNNNNNNNNNNNNNNNNNNNNNNNNNNNNNNNNNNNNNNNNNNNNNNNNNNNNNNNNNNNNNNNNNNNNNNNNNNNNNNNNNNNNNNNNNNNNNNNNNNNNNNNNNNNNNNNNNNNNNNNNNNNNNNNNNNNNNNNNNNNNNNNNNNNNNNNNNNNNNNNNNNNNNNNNNNNNNNNNNNNNNNNNNNNNNNNNNNNNNNNNNNNNNNNNNNNNNNNNNNNNNNNNNNNNNNNNNNNNNNNNNNNNNNNNNNNNNNNNNNNNNNNNNNNNNNNNNNNNNNNNNNNNNNNNNNNNNNNNNNNNNNNNNNNNNNNNNNNNNNNNNNNNNNNNNNNNNNNNNNNNNNNNNNNNNNNNNNNNNNNNNNNNNNNNNNNNNNNNNNNNNNNNNNNNNNNNNNNNNNNNNNNNNNNNNNNNNNNNNNNNNNNNNNNNNNNNNNNNNNNNNNNNNNNNNNNNNNNNNNNNNNNNNNNNNNNNNNNNNNNNNNNNNNNNNNNNNNNNNNNNNNNNNNNNNNNNNNNNNNNNNNNNNNNNNNNNNNNNNNNNNNNNNNNNNNNNNNNNNNNNNNNNNNNNNNNNNNNNNNNNNNNNNNNNNNNNNNNNNNNNNNNNNNNNNNNNNNNNNNNNNNNNNNNNNNNNNNNNNNNNNNNNNNNNNNNNNNNNNNNNNNNNNNNNNNNNNNNNNNNNNNNNNNNNNNNNNNNNNNNNNNNNNNNNNNNNNNNNNNNNNNNNNNNNNNNNNNNNNNNNNNNNNNNNNNNNNNNNNNNNNNNNNNNNNNNNNNNNNNNNNNNNNNNNNNNNNNNNNNNNNNNNNNNNNNNNNNNNNNNNNNNNNNNNNNNNNNNNNNNNNNNNNNNNNNNNNNNNNNNNNNNNNNNNNNNNNNNNNNNNNNNNNNNNNNNNNNNNNNNNNNNNNNNNNNNNNNNNNNNNNNNNNNNNNNNNNNNNNNNNNNNNNNNNNNNNNNNNNNNNNNNNNNNNNNNNNNNNNNNNNNNNNNNNNNNNNNNNNNNNNNNNNNNNNNNNNNNNNNNNNNNNNNNNNNNNNNNNNNNNNNNNNNNNNNNNNNNNNNNNNNNNNNNNNNNNNNNNNNNNNNNNNNNNNNNNNNNNNNNNNNNNNNNNNNNNNNNNNNNNNNNNNNNNNNNNNNNNNNNNNNNNNNNNNNNNNNNNNNNNNNNNNNNNNNNNNNNNNNNNNNNNNNNNNNNNNNNNNNNNNNNNNNNNNNNNNNNNNNNNNNNNNNNNNNNNNNNNNNNNNNNNNNNNNNNNNNNNNNNNNNNNNNNNNNNNNNNNNNNNNNNNNNNNNNNNNNNNNNNNNNNNNNNNNNNNNNNNNNNNNNNNNNNNNNNNNNNNNNNNNNNNNNNNNNNNNNNNNNNNNNNNNNNNNNNNNNNNNNNNNNNNNNNNNNNNNNNNNNNNNNNNNNNNNNNNNNNNNNNNNNNNNNNNNNNNNNNNNNNNNNNNNNNNNNNNNNNNNNNNNNNNNNNNNNNNNNNNNNNNNNNNNNNNNNNNNNNNNNNNNNNNNNNNNNNNNNNNNNNNNNNNNNNNNNNNNNNNNNNNNNNNNNNNNNNNNNNNNNNNNNNNNNNNNNNNNNNNNNNNNNNNNNNNNNNNNNNNNNNNNNNNNNNNNNNNNNNNNNNNNNNNNNNNNNNNNNNNNNNNNNNNNNNNNNNNNNNNNNNNNNNNNNNNNNNNNNNNNNNNNNNNNNNNNNNNNNNNNNNNNNNNNNNNNNNNNNNNNNNNNNNNNNNNNNNNNNNNNNNNNNNNNNNNNNNNNNNNNNNNNNNNNNNNNNNNNNNNNNNNNNNNNNNNNNNNNNNNNNNNNNNNNNNNNNNNNNNNNNNNNNNNNNNNNNNNNNNNNNNNNNNNNNNNNNNNNNNNNNNNNNNNNNNNNNNNNNNNNNNNNNNNNNNNNNNNNNNNNNNNNNNNNNNNNNNNNNNNNNNNNNNNNNNNNNNNNNNNNNNNNNNNNNNNNNNNNNNNNNNNNNNNNNNNNNNNNNNNNNNNNNNNNNNNNNNNNNNNNNNNNNNNNNNNNNNNNNNNNNNNNNNNNNNNNNNNNNNNNNNNNNNNNNNNNNNNNNNNNNNNNNNNNNNNNNNNNNNNNNNNNNNNNNNNNNNNNNNNNNNNNNNNNNNNNNNNNNNNNNNNNNNNNNNNNNNNNNNNNNNNNNNNNNNNNNNNNNNNNNNNNNNNNNNNNNNNNNNNNNNNNNNNNNNNNNNNNNNNNNNNNNNNNNNNNNNNNNNNNNNNNNNNNNNNNNNNNNNNNNNNNNNNNNNNNNNNNNNNNNNNNNNNNNNNNNNNNNNNNNNNNNNNNNNNNNNNNNNNNNNNNNNNNNNNNNNNNNNNNNNNNNNNNNNNNNNNNNNNNNNNNNNNNNNNNNNNNNNNNNNNNNNNNNNNNNNNNNNNNNNNNNNNNNNNNNNNNNNNNNNNNNNNNNNNNNNNNNNNNNNNNNNNNNNNNNNNNNNNNNNNNNNNNNNNNNNNNNNNNNNNNNNNNNNNNNNNNNNNNNNNNNNNNNNNNNNNNNNNNNNNNNNNNNNNNNNNNNNNNNNNNNNNNNNNNNNNNNNNNNNNNNNNNNNNNNNNNNNNNNNNNNNNNNNNNNNNNNNNNNNNNNNNNNNNNNNNNNNNNNNNNNNNNNNNNNNNNNNNNNNNNNNNNNNNNNNNNNNNNNNNNNNNNNNNNNNNNNNNNNNNNNNNNNNNNNNNNNNNNNNNNNNNNNNNNNNNNNNNNNNNNNNNNNNNNNNNNNNNNNNNNNNNNNNNNNNNNNNNNNNNNNNNNNNNNNNNNNNNNNNNNNNNNNNNNNNNNNNNNNNNNNNNNNNNNNNNNNNNNNNNNNNNNNNNNNNNNNNNNNNNNNNNNNNNNNNNNNNNNNNNNNNNNNNNNNNNNNNNNNNNNNNNNNNNNNNNNNNNNNNNNNNNNNNNNNNNNNNNNNNNNNNNNNNNNNNNNNNNNNNNNNNNNNNNNNNNNNNNNNNNNNNNNNNNNNNNNNNNNNNNNNNNNNNNNNNNNNNNNNNNNNNNNNNNNNNNNNNNNNNNNNNNNNNNNNNNNNNNNNNNNNNNNNNNNNNNNNNNNNNNNNNNNNNNNNNNNNNNNNNNNNNNNNNNNNNNNNNNNNNNNNNNNNNNNNNNNNNNNNNNNNNNNNNNNNNNNNNNNNNNNNNNNNNNNNNNNNNNNNNNNNNNNNNNNNNNNNNNNNNNNNNNNNNNNNNNNNNNNNNNNNNNNNNNNNNNNNNNNNNNNNNNNNNNNNNNNNNNNNNNNNNNNNNNNNNNNNNNNNNNNNNNNNNNNNNNNNNNNNNNNNNNNNNNNNNNNNNNNNNNNNNNNNNNNNNNNNNNNNNNNNNNNNNNNNNNNNNNNNNNNNNNNNNNNNNNNNNNNNNNNNNNNNNNNNNNNNNNNNNNNNNNNNNNNNNNNNNNNNNNNNNNNNNNNNNNNNNNNNNNNNNNNNNNNNNNNNNNNNNNNNNNNNNNNNNNNNNNNNNNNNNNNNNNNNNNNNNNNNNNNNNNNNNNNNNNNNNNNNNNNNNNNNNNNNNNNNNNNNNNNNNNNNNNNNNNNNNNNNNNNNNNNNNNNNNNNNNNNNNNNNNNNNNNNNNNNNNNNNNNNNNNNNNNNNNNNNNNNNNNNNNNNNNNNNNNNNNNNNNNNNNNNNNNNNNNNNNNNNNNNNNNNNNNNNNNNNNNNNNNNNNNNNNNNNNNNNNNNNNNNNNNNNNNNNNNNNNNNNNNNNNNNNNNNNNNNNNNNNNNNNNNNNNNNNNNNNNNNNNNNNNNNNNNNNNNNNNNNNNNNNNNNNNNNNNNNNNNNNNNNNNNNNNNNNNNNNNNNNNNNNNNNNNNNNNNNNNNNNNNNNNNNNNNNNNNNNNNNNNNNNNNNNNNNNNNNNNNNNNNNNNNNNNNNNNNNNNNNNNNNNNNNNNNNNNNNNNNNNNNNNNNNNNNNNNNNNNNNNNNNNNNNNNNNNNNNNNNNNNNNNNNNNNNNNNNNNNNNNNNNNNNNNNNNNNNNNNNNNNNNNNNNNNNNNNNNNNNNNNNNNNNNNNNNNNNNNNNNNNNNNNNNNNNNNNNNNNNNNNNNNNNNNNNNNNNNNNNNNNNNNNNNNNNNNNNNNNNNNNNNNNNNNNNNNNNNNNNNNNNNNNNNNNNNNNNNNNNNNNNNNNNNNNNNNNNNNNNNNNNNNNNNNNNNNNNNNNNNNNNNNNNNNNNNNNNNNNNNNNNNNNNNNNNNNNNNNNNNNNNNNNNNNNNNNNNNNNNNNNNNNNNNNNNNNNNNNNNNNNNNNNNNNNNNNNNNNNNNNNNNNNNNNNNNNNNNNNNNNNNNNNNNNNNNNNNNNNNNNNNNNNNNNNNNNNNNNNNNNNNNNNNNNNNNNNNNNNNNNNNNNNNNNNNNNNNNNNNNNNNNNNNNNNNNNNNNNNNNNNNNNNNNNNNNNNNNNNNNNNNNNNNNNNNNNNNNNNNNNNNNNNNNNNNNNNNNNNNNNNNNNNNNNNNNNNNNNNNNNNNNNNNNNNNNNNNNNNNNNNNNNNNNNNNNNNNNNNNNNNNNNNNNNNNNNNNNNNNNNNNNNNNNNNNNNNNNNNNNNNNNNNNNNNNNNNNNNNNNNNNNNNNNNNNNNNNNNNNNNNNNNNNNNNNNNNNNNNNNNNNNNNNNNNNNNNNNNNNNNNNNNNNNNNNNNNNNNNNNNNNNNNNNNNNNNNNNNNNNNNNNNNNNNNNNNNNNNNNNNNNNNNNNNNNNNNNNNNNNNNNNNNNNNNNNNNNNNNNNNNNNNNNNNNNNNNNNNNNNNNNNNNNNNNNNNNNNNNNNNNNNNNNNNNNNNNNNNNNNNNNNNNNNNNNNNNNNNNNNNNNNNNNNNNNNNNNNNNNNNNNNNNNNNNNNNNNNNNNNNNNNNNNNNNNNNNNNNNNNNNNNNNNNNNNNNNNNNNNNNNNNNNNNNNNNNNNNNNNNNNNNNNNNNNNNNNNNNNNNNNNNNNNNNNNNNNNNNNNNNNNNNNNNNNNNNNNNNNNNNNNNNNNNNNNNNNNNNNNNNNNNNNNNNNNNNNNNNNNNNNNNNNNNNNNNNNNNNNNNNNNNNNNNNNNNNNNNNNNNNNNNNNNNNNNNNNNNNNNNNNNNNNNNNNNNNNNNNNNNNNNNNNNNNNNNNNNNNNNNNNNNNNNNNNNNNNNNNNNNNNNNNNNNNNNNNNNNNNNNNNNNNNNNNNNNNNNNNNNNNNNNNNNNNNNNNNNNNNNNNNNNNNNNNNNNNNNNNNNNNNNNNNNNNNNNNNNNNNNNNNNNNNNNNNNNNNNNNNNNNNNNNNNNNNNNNNNNNNNNNNNNNNNNNNNNNNNNNNNNNNNNNNNNNNNNNNNNNNNNNNNNNNNNNNNNNNNNNNNNNNNNNNNNNNNNNNNNNNNNNNNNNNNNNNNNNNNNNNNNNNNNNNNNNNNNNNNNNNNNNNNNNNNNNNNNNNNNNNNNNNNNNNNNNNNNNNNNNNNNNNNNNNNNNNNNNNNNNNNNNNNNNNNNNNNNNNNNNNNNNNNNNNNNNNNNNNNNNNNNNNNNNNNNNNNNNNNNNNNNNNNNNNNNNNNNNNNNNNNNNNNNNNNNNNNNNNNNNNNNNNNNNNNNNNNNNNNNNNNNNNNNNNNNNNNNNNNNNNNNNNNNNNNNNNNNNNNNNNNNNNNNNNNNNNNNNNNNNNNNNNNNNNNNNNNNNNNNNNNNNNNNNNNNNNNNNNNNNNNNNNNNNNNNNNNNNNNNNNNNNNNNNNNNNNNNNNNNNNNNNNNNNNNNNNNNNNNNNNNNNNNNNNNNNNNNNNNNNNNNNNNNNNNNNNNNNNNNNNNNNNNNNNNNNNNNNNNNNNNNNNNNNNNNNNNNNNNNNNNNNNNNNNNNNNNNNNNNNNNNNNNNNNNNNNNNNNNNNNNNNNNNNNNNNNNNNNNNNNNNNNNNNNNNNNNNNNNNNNNNNNNNNNNNNNNNNNNNNNNNNNNNNNNNNNNNNNNNNNNNNNNNNNNNNNNNNNNNNNNNNNNNNNNNNNNNNNNNNNNNNNNNNNNNNNNNNNNNNNNNNNNNNNNNNNNNNNNNNNNNNNNNNNNNNNNNNNNNNNNNNNNNNNNNNNNNNNNNNNNNNNNNNNNNNNNNNNNNNNNNNNNNNNNNNNNNNNNNNNNNNNNNNNNNNNNNNNNNNNNNNNNNNNNNNNNNNNNNNNNNNNNNNNNNNNNNNNNNNNNNNNNNNNNNNNNNNNNNNNNNNNNNNNNNNNNNNNNNNNNNNNNNNNNNNNNNNNNNNNNNNNNNNNNNNNNNNNNNNNNNNNNNNNNNNNNNNNNNNNNNNNNNNNNNNNNNNNNNNNNNNNNNNNNNNNNNNNNNNNNNNNNNNNNNNNNNNNNNNNNNNNNNNNNNNNNNNNNNNNNNNNNNNNNNNNNNNNNNNNNNNNNNNNNNNNNNNNNNNNNNNNNNNNNNNNNNNNNNNNNNNNNNNNNNNNNNNNNNNNNNNNNNNNNNNNNNNNNNNNNNNNNNNNNNNNNNNNNNNNNNNNNNNNNNNNNNNNNNNNNNNNNNNNNNNNNNNNNNNNNNNNNNNNNNNNNNNNNNNNNNNNNNNNNNNNNNNNNNNNNNNNNNNNNNNNNNNNNNNNNNNNNNNNNNNNNNNNNNNNNNNNNNNNNNNNNNNNNNNNNNNNNNNNNNNNNNNNNNNNNNNNNNNNNNNNNNNNNNNNNNNNNNNNNNNNNNNNNNNNNNNNNNNNNNNNNNNNNNNNNNNNNNNNNNNNNNNNNNNNNNNNNNNNNNNNNNNNNNNNNNNNNNNNNNNNNNNNNNNNNNNNNNNNNNNNNNNNNNNNNNNNNNNNNNNNNNNNNNNNNNNNNNNNNNNNNNNNNNNNNNNNNNNNNNNNNNNTATAGCTACAGAAAAAAACTCAGATCATTGCATTCTGCAAGGTTTTATAGGTTTTTGTAAGCTCGAAACCTgttttcatatataataatCTGCCGAACTCGACTCCAAGTTTTCATTCAACCGatccttccttccttcttgcTGCATTCTGttcatctttgtttttttccacTTTCGTTAATCAATTTGCAGTTCGCCCTAGTTTTCACGCATTGTTGCCTCTACTCATCAGTTTATCTGGGCGAATTTATGCTCCTTCGCATTTGTTCTTTCCCTTAGTGATTTGTGTGCTAATTAGGGCTGGTTTCTGAACTTGTTTTTGCTAGATTCTCAGCTTGGGAGCAATTTTTTCACTAGATTCTGAATCTGTGAACATAATTTGACTCTTTTGAATTGATTACTTTGGTTTTTAATGGATGTACATTGTAATTATTGTCagtgttttaagttttaagagCTTTAAAATGATGGTTGATAATTTTGGTGGATTTTAGGTACCCCTTAATGGTTGttattaaagtttatataGCATTGGTGTCTTGAGACAATTATGATATGCTTTCAACTTGGCGTAATTGAACTTATGAATTTGGATTTTACAGTTCATAGTAGCATTTTCAGGAGATGAATCATAGATGAACCTCTCCAAACCGATTCATGTTGTCGGTGGACTATTTTAACCTTGATGAAGTTTAAGAACCACGGCGTGGTTTTAAGAGCGAAAAATTATCCTTAAAAGACGAAAAGTGTGAGATCGCANgcattatttataagggtgtggaaacctttccctagcaaacgcgttttaaaaacattgaagggaaactcgaaagggaaagcctaaagaggataatatctgcNNNNNNNNNNNNNNNNNNNNNNNNNNNNNNNNNNNNNNNNNNNNNNNNNNNNNNNNNNNNNNNNNNNNNNNNNNNNNNNNNNNNNNNNNNNNNNNNNNNNNNNNNNNNNNNNNNNNNNNNNNNNNNNNNNNNNNNNNNNNNNNNNNNNNNNNNNNNNNNNNNNNNNNNNNNNNNNNNNNNNNNNNNNNNNNNNNNNNNNNNNNNNNNNNNNNNNNNNNNNNNNNNNNNNNNNNNNNNNNNNNNNNNNNNNNNNNNNNNNNNNNNNNNNNNNNNNNNNNNNNNNNNNNNNNNNNNNNNNNNNNNNNNNNNNNNNNNNNNNNNNNNNNNNNNNNNNNNNNNNNNNNNNNNNNNNNNNNNNNNNNNNNNNNNNNNNNNNNNNNNNNNNNNNNNNNNNNNNNNNNNNNNNNNNNNNNNNNNNNNNNNNNNNNNNNNNNNNNNNNNNNNNNNNNNNNNNNNNNNNNNNNNNNNNNNNNNNNNNNNNNNNNNNNNNNNNNNNNNNNNNNNNNNNNNNNNNNNNNNNNNNNNNNNNNNNNNNNNNNNNNNNNNNNNNNNNNNNNNNNNNNNNNNNNNNNNNNNNNNNNNNNNNNNNNNNNNNNNNNNNNNNNNNNNNNNNNNNNNNNNNNNNNNNNNNNNNNNNNNNNNNNNNNNNNNNNNNNNNNNNNNNNNNNNNNNNNNNNNNNNNNNNNNNNNNNNNNNNNNNNNNNNNNNNNNNNNNNNNNNNNNNNNNNNNNNNNNNNNNNNNNNNNNNNNNNNNNNNNNNNNNNNNNNNNNNNNNNNNNNNNNNNNNNNNNNNNNNNNNNNNNNNNNNNNNNNNNNNNNNNNNNNNNNNNNNNNNNNNNNNNNNNNNNNNNNNNNNNNNNNNNNNNNNNNNNNNNNNNNNNNNNNNNNNNNNNNNNNNNNNNNNNNNNNNNNNNNNNNNNNNNNNNNNNNNNNNNNNNNNNNNNNNNNNNNNNNNNNNNNNNNNNNNNNNNNNNNNNNNNNNNNNNNNNNNNNNNNNNNNTTGTGAGagcccacgtcggttggagaggggagcgaaacattgtttataaggtgtggaaacctctccctaaccgacgctttttataaactttgatgggaagcctgaaagaaacgcccaaaaaggataatatcggctagtgatgtgtgcttgaactgttacaaatggacTGTTATAGTAGCGACTTGAAGTTAGTAGAAATCTATGGTtgttacagttggtattagagccagacaccggacggtgtgccatCGAGAACGCTAAATCCCGAAGAGGGATGGATATCGGGaagtgtgccaatgaggacactgagccccgaagggggtggattgtgagatcccaatcggttggagaggggagcgaaacattgtttataagggtatgaaaacctcttcttagcagatgcgttttaaaaactttgaggggaagtccaaaagagaaaacataaaaaggacaatatctactagcggtgggtttggactgttataattattttctttcttaccGCATAAGCGGCGGCCAGGAGGTTCATGTCCCAGCCAATGGCCCAGGCGTGAGGGCGGTGCTCCATGGCGAGGGTGACAACAATGGCTTGAAGGGTTCCTAAAAAGCAAACCATGGTGGTGAGAGAAAGATGGGCTGTGTATTTTCTCATGGTTATGACTTGCAGAATGAAGAAGGCCGCCCAAGCCAGAGTGGCGATGATGAGGAAGATGGAGCCTTTGATGACCTTTCCGTCGTTGTGAAGGTTGGACGCCGCCGCTGCATCCGCCGTGGGTGGTGTGTTTGGGTGGCGGCCATGCCCAGTCCAGAAGAAGTTGATGACACTTCCTTTAtaaaatgtcatcaacatGGCTCCCACCATCGTCACTATTGTTCCAAACACCTTGGCTTGGCATCTCACACTCTTCAACTCCAACTTCTCCATTCTGATAATGACCGTTTTAGTTAAAAAAGAGAACTTAACTTTGAATACAATAATTCCatgttaatatgttatttttgtatatttatatatttattcattttgttcATCTGTTTATTCGATTTGAAAGGACGTTAACCAAAACTTAACATACCTACAAAGAAGTGCCATGATGAATGTCATTGAAGGAAGCGTGTTGCTTATGGCACATGCAAAAGTTGGGGATGTCATTTTTATCCCCAAGTAGTAGAAGTTCTGATCAATCAGTGGTCTGTTGAGATCGATACCATGGAAGATACAAAAAAggatacaaaaagaaaaggtttttagataatttaaaGGAACGAgttaatttgtttgaaaaaaaaaaaaaaatacaacccGCTTTAATACTAACCCAAGAAAAGCCAGAACAAACAGCTGAGCGAAAATCTTAAGTGTAATCTTGGGTCtcatttttctgaaaatttgaaactaaaaaatgaGTTACTCGTTAAAGAAATGATAACTACGAACTCAAAGATATGTACCTCTCAAAAACAAGAGCAAAAGGTGCCATGACAACAGTGGCAAAGGCGTGGCGGTAGACGACGAGAACGTAATGGCTCATACCGTGGTTGAGGGAGATGGCAGAGATGATATTCATTCCGGCATAGCCAAATTGGAGGGAGATGACAACGATGTAAGGCTTTGCATTTTGAAGGAGACAGCCAAGGGATTGTAAGTATCCCATGCTTGTTTTGTTATGTATAAAAGGGGAAGAGTGGTatggtgaagaagaaaaggaaaggaacaTATGAGTGTGTTCCCAAAACAAAATGGCTACTTACACCAAATATTTATAACCTACTCCACggcttttgttttcttttcttgtttgaatcAGAGTTCGAAGGTTCGTCGTTAGAACGACCTATACCGTAGACATTACTCAACCGAAACAAACCCATTCTAATTTACACGTAAGAACGATTTATGAATGTTGATTGGGTGCATATAATGTATAAAGCGTAGTTGACAAGTCACTTCTATAAAGTGACCGGTCTGAAATGCTTTCATCAATGATGCGTATGGGTTAAGTCATTCTTACCCCAAATAGCGACTCAATTCGGCCTAGTAGGGAAGAGATTCATATAGAGAATTTGTCGTTATGGCAATCTCTTTCTATGTTAGCGGGAGGGGACAGGCTTTCCTGTAGTAATCCTGTTGTGGCCCGTCTGTCTCATCGCATCTTTTTGTGACTATACTTGTAGATTGACAATCATATCAGTTTTGCATGAGAAACTTTAGAAAAAGGCTAAAGACACTGATtggtggaaaaaaaaagaagatagagaCGAGAAAAGTGAGTTATGGAGTGCTCAGTGAGATCATTATCTCACtaaaaggagaaggaaagaagaacGAAAGCATGGTGGTGGATGGGAATGTTTTGGCTTTGAGTTCAGTTGAATCTGCTACCCACAACAACGCTCTGGCTAATACCAAACCGAATCCGAATGGTATAAGTTTTAAATGTACGAGTATCTCCAGTTGTTTGTTGTTGATTCTACGCATACAATCTCCCTCTCTCACCCTTTTCCTCACgtgtttagggttttttctTCGATTCAACGTCGGAATATCGTCCTTTATATAGCATCTCGACGTTATCGACAAttcttatatatattcatttattttactcTATTTCGGAGAACTTCTTGAGATTCACATAAAATACATCACAGCACGATTTGAAAGACTTAGAAGATTATTTTGGAAGCTATAAAAGGGATTTCGAAGCTCGAGATCGTGAATATTAAACTGAAGCTAGTTCACGACATATCATATAGATGCTATATCGATGACTAAGATTCTAGGAATCAGATATTcagataattaattttggttagttattttatttttataaagttaaattattaaaaattatttaataaataattttattatttattaaataaataattcacatAAATATCTCCTCCTCCCACTTTCTCCTAAAAGTTAGTAAtgagataataaataaataaataaataaataaataattcttttaaaaagaaaaattgacaaagtattttattatttaacactttatttaaatcaattatGAGAGCACTCATTTGAAGATAAGGGTCgatgaataaaatatcatatggTCGAAGATTTTAAGTAGGGATGTTCGTGGGTTCGATTGAATCAGGTTAGAATATTCTTTAGATTCAATCGAATCGTTCCGATGGTAAATTCTTTTAACCCAAAAAtccattattaaataataaatcaaactCGATTCAAtccaaccataaattttttcacGTTAGATTGTCATCAACATCCTCGTCTCCTCTGTTGTCGAAATCAAACGAAAAAATGTCGC is part of the Cucurbita pepo subsp. pepo cultivar mu-cu-16 chromosome LG03, ASM280686v2, whole genome shotgun sequence genome and encodes:
- the LOC111791423 gene encoding WAT1-related protein At5g07050-like encodes the protein MGYLQSLGCLLQNAKPYIVVISLQFGYAGMNIISAISLNHGMSHYVLVVYRHAFATVVMAPFALVFERKMRPKITLKIFAQLFVLAFLGPLIDQNFYYLGIKMTSPTFACAISNTLPSMTFIMALLCRMEKLELKSVRCQAKVFGTIVTMVGAMLMTFYKGSVINFFWTGHGRHPNTPPTADAAAASNLHNDGKVIKGSIFLIIATLAWAAFFILQVITMRKYTAHLSLTTMVCFLGTLQAIVVTLAMEHRPHAWAIGWDMNLLAAAYAVRKKIIITVQTHR